The region AACCAGAGAGTTCCAAGCGACAAAAGCTCTAtacaaaagataaaaagaaagctTCGCTGAGAAAAGAAACATATCAAAGTCGGTTAATCATTTGATTATGATGGATGGAGATCCAATAGTTTCTTGGTTAGAACTTCGGGtttaaatcacttgagttttaggccatttcaaagaaaaataaatcataaagttgaaagaagaggaaaaaaatttGGTTTGGTGTGTTTCTTTGCCAGAGAAGGAGGAGGTTGGATGTAGCGAGTTCATTGAGATACAACTCTAATGAAGATCCTTGAAACCCTGAAATTTTCAAATAGATCGGTGACCAACTTATAACTTCTTTTAAATTGAGTGACAAAAGtgtaaacttaataataattaattgacCTTAAGTATGGTTTACTCTGCGATGAATAGTGAGTTAATGTCACATCTAACATCTTTTACCAAGTTAATGACCTAGTAATCAACGTGTAACTTTTAAACAGTTCAATGatcaatttgtaactttttaaaattgaatgacaaaattgtaaatttattaatactTGAGTAACCttgggtgtaatttacccttattaTTATTGAGCGTAACGAGAGAAAATCTTTGATTCTAGTCGAAGAAGCATAAATTCTGTCAAAAGAATAAGGAAAAGGTGTTACTGTGTAAGCATTGAAACTTCAAATAAGAAGCCGGCATTTACACTGTTTGATTCATTCCTAGGTgtgtgtacatatatatactattatatataacaccaaaataaaagATACAAATTTGCAAATCACAGAATATTCGTAAAATTCCAAAGAAATCGTTTAAATCAATGGCAGCATTGCTTACTGTTAGCCGTCACcttaatttttttcaagtttttatcCAATGAATTAacgagaaaatttaaaaaatcgatAATAAAGATGGCAAACTCGAGGCAAAAATCCAACTCCATTTGCTATTCTCTTATCATTAATCCACGTCGAAACCAATGAAAAGACAGTCTTAACAATGGTGTCTTCTCAAGTTCAATGATTTGCAACGCAGGTAAAGATCATATGTACTGTGAACTTCATAGGGAAATTCAACATCGAAAAAGAAACTGACCCAttgtttggttttgaattttgattcgtaAATGACAGGTTTTAGCAGAAGTTAACTTAGATTGTTCTTTGTTTCCGGCATGGTCAGAGCTTGAAAAGTGTTTGGTTCTACGATGAAGACGTCTTCCTTGTTTTTTTTCCTTGGAGGGGTTGTTGTGTTAATAATATTATTGATTATAGTGTTAATGTATTGGAAAATTTGGAAACCAGCAGGGATTAAGAGTTTTATATCAGAGAGTAGAAGGCATGCAGGTAACGTATTTGATGAATTTGCTGATAAAAGAGTGAGGTATGATTTGGTTGGGAATTATTGGCTTGTGAAGTTTAATTTTATGCGTCTCTTGCAGCATCGACGGATTTCTTTAGTGGGGACCTTCGAACTATTTTCTATTTTGACTTCAGGACATTGAAGAGAGCAACCAAGAATTTTCACCCTGATAATCTCCTTGGAAAAGGTGGATTTGGGCCTGTCTACAAGGTAAGCAAGCTCAAATATTCggacttttcattttcttttcaaaagtaTTCATGTTTGATATCCGTGTTTGTCACATAGTTCAGATATAAGGTATGATCCTCTAAATATATGTCATTACTTTTGACAAAATTGAGCGTCCTTGTGTGGGATATATAACCGTATCCAGCACACATCCTTGAATTTAGATAACATAGATGCATTAGAAATAATTGAGCATAACTATATAATAGTTGTATTCAAAACTCGTCATCAAATCAAGAAAATATAGATATAGTGCAgtgtacatgtgtatatatattatttccatGTATCTATAAAGTGAGAGATATGGTATGAGCCCTTGTTGTAGTAATGTCTTATTTTGAAGTTTCAAAGTCTTGAGAAATATGGTTAGTTGTAGGAGTTACCTTTGTACCTTTAGAAATCATATATTACGTTGCTTTTGGGATGCATTGGGCATTTGAAACTGACAAAAAAAAATGAggatttttttgctatttttctttgaatatttGATAGGGGAAGCTTAAAGATGGAAGAATGGTTGCTGTGAAAAGGCTGTCCCATGATAAATCCCAACAAGGAGAGTCAGAGTTTCTGGCAGAAGTGAGGTTGATCACAAGCATCCAACACAAGAATCTGGTTCGCCTTCTAGGATGTTGCTCAGATGGGTCTCAACGTTTACTTGTATATGAATTTATGAAGAATGGTAGCTTGGACCACATAATCTATGGTACATGTAACTCACCAACCCCAATTTCTTCTTCTaaaaatcatacatactattatatatatatatatgctgagaCTTGTTTGGAACAGCCGTCAAAGTTTTTGTCTAGCTCCTAAGTGACAAGAGTTTAAACTTTGTCATCTCCCTTATTTCTTTCCCGatattttaatgataaaaaagCGGTAAACTACAGTAAATGTCaaccaactatgaaaagttacaaagtGGTCACCCAAcaattcaattttgtcttttttggtctCCAGATGGCTaatgtaaaaatagaaacatCCAAAAATCTAAGATAGCTAGGtgacaaaaaaaagagaaaattgaatagctgagtgatcattttgtaacttttcatagttgggtgaccaaaaaagaaaaaaaacataattggGTGACTACTAATATAGTTTACACTAAAAAATCTTAGGTCAATGATGCATTTTACTCTtactataatttttatatgtactCTTGCTAGCTACATGAAGGAATAATCTGTCCTTTTTTGGTACAAAGAATGCTATATTCTAGTCATAAAGAGAAGGGGTTGCACATATTCAGGCTCAAATTTCGTCTTATTACAATGCCACCTCTTAAAGATGATTACATGAACATATTTGGATTCAAACTTGTGCATGAACTTGGTTTATATAatgtgtttttcttttctttgtgcaAGAAGGTTTTTGATGATTTGCTAAACAAAAAATCTCCATGATTTTGTAGAACTAGaactatacatacatatatgtaatcCAAACCTTGGAAttaacttgtatatatatatatgcaggtAAGAAAGTGTACTTGAACTGGGAGACTCGGTTTCAAATAATATTGGGTGTAGCACGAGGACTTCAGTATCTACACGAGGATTCTCATCTAAGGATTGTTCATAGAGATATCAAAGCAAGCAACATTCTTCTTGATGATAAGTTTCATCCTAGAATTGGTGATTTTGGACTGGCTAGGTTCTTTCCTGAAGATGAAGCTTATCTTAGCACCACATTTGCTGGCACTTTGTAAGCCCTCTCTTCCCCTATAATGATAAGTAGTATTGGAATTAatgtatgatgatgatgatgatgatgatgatgaaatgaTTGGTTTTGATATTGTTAAAAGAGGTTATACAGCGCCAGAATATGCGATTAGAGGAGAATTGTCTGAAAAAGCAGATATTTATAGCTTTGGAGTTCTTGTGCTTGAAATTGTTAGCTGCAGGAAGAATACTGATCTTACTCTGCCTTCGGAAATGCAGTATCTACCTGAATATGTAAGCAATTTTTAAGTCCTtcttcttaattttaattttaattcatagTTAGACAAATCAAGATACATGGTAAAACTCGAGCACTTTTACAGATTTTATATCGATCCACTCCGAAtaagaagtatttttttaattaaaacaacgGGAGTTGCGGTCAATAGAGCAAGGCGGTTTTAGTAAATGCCTACTCTGTTCCACCCGGTCCtactttttaaaatgtttttatgtgtttttttatctatttaatagatatatgaatttataatcattatacatatttttataataataaattaaaaaatcattacTAAAAAGTATAGTAGAAGTGCTAGTTTACCATTGAGATTGAAAAGTGCTTTCTAAAAGTGTcgtagaattttaaaaaaaaagtactttaaaaaaaatttgatagtGTTTACTATTATTATCAAATAATGCTTCTGAtaaataaaatgacaattttaGACATGATGTTGTAAACTAAAGTATAGAAGATTTAAAGAGTGGATAAAAAGGTAACttaattgaaaaatacttttcTTAAAGCCAGAagctaaaaattttgattttttggttTGGGTTAAAATCCTAATTTAAAATCAAGGTTTGGTTTGAAAAGCTGCttgtttatcttttttttttttttaaatcaaaattgagTGAAATGATTATGATGTGATTCATAATAATTTATGGAAACAGAACGTCAACATAAAAATGAGATGAAGGTGATGTATACAATCCCCAGTCTAGACATAGCAAAGGAGGGTAGGTTGGGGATTGATACCCCTCTCTCTTGTAGTGTTAATGGAATTAAACCGAACTGGTTGGATTTAAAAGTGACAAATATGTTGGTCCAAGTATAGGGACTGAATTCATCTTTGAACGAATTAATCAAAAGTCCGAActgataaaaattctaaaattaagaCCAAAAGCCAACGACTGAAccaatttataaatttttcaatattttaattatttataaaattttagttgtttatgtaattattattaaaccaacgattaaattaattaaatcgaaaattaataatcaaattggtTTGACCACCAATTTGGCTTTTAAGACAATGTCCCCTTGGATTGTTCAAAAAATTAGTAGAGGAAATCATTTTGTTCCTAAATTTGTATACATGTATGTCATTGACAAAGTATTAATGATTATTACTGCATGTGTTTTTTAAAATTAGCTAGGCATGGAAGTTATATGAGCGATCTCGTGTGCTTGATCTAGTAGATCCAAGACTGAAACAACTAGGATCATTGGTGGAGAAAGATGTGGTTCGTGTTGTAAACGTAGCCTTCTTCTGCCTTCAGCTTCACCCGAACCTAAGACCGCCCATGTCCGAGATCGTAACCATGTTAACTTGCACCCCCGAAATGGTCGGAACGCCCTCCAGACCGGCCTTTTTTAATCGGAGCCGACGTAAGAAGAATAGTGAAAAGCTGTCACATGTGTCTTGGGATACTATGCCTGATCCTTTCCCTTCTCCACTTGAATCTGAATCCACCCCATCAATTCAGGCTCACACTCAATTGCCTTGTTGAATATCACTTTTGTTTGTAGCTTTAAAGCACCATTGTTTAATTTCTAATTGCTTGAATATTTTTTAGGATATAAGTAGAGGTGTAAATGAGTGCTTGTGAACCACTCGAGTTTGAATCGAACCAAGTTTAAATACTTTTTTAGTATTTATCATAGCGAACAAGCTGATTTTATCTTAATAATGCTCGACTCGAGTAGTTCATagctttaaatatatattttaactaaatTGTTTTTCTACCCTTAATAGCTCAAAATTCCATTTTAGGGATACTTTTCTGATTATAGCtaggaagagaaaaaaatgttACTTTTTGTTTGCTATTTGTTAATGGAAATGGAACGCTTGTAATTTGGATATTCCGAAAATGCACACTTGTATATATATCATTTTTGTTATTGGTATTTGATTCCCCATAAATATAAATTGTTGAAATTGAACAATTCGATTTTATTTCAAACTAAACTTGAGTTTAGAAAATGAAACTCAATAGAACTTGAATCCAATGCTTTTAAAACCGAATTAATAGTCAAACTGGTCAAACCATTAGTTCATCGATTAAGCCGGTTCAACCAACTCTGATAAGttcgattaaaaattttaaaattcaaaaaaatatattaaaaaaataaccaaatttaaccTGATCTGTACTAATTCTCGATCCAACTAATTCAATTACATTTCTTCCAACCAATAATTGATCGATTCCCGATCTAACTAGGCCGATTCGGTCTCGCATCATTGTTTGAATCAAATAATGAGCCAGAAGTCTTGAATCGAGCTTGTTATTATTCGAGATCAACTTAGCTTGATTATAGCCCTAGATAAGAGATAATTTATGGGTTGCTTGAACCACACGtagcatttttttcaaaaaatttgttATAAATAGAAAATCGtttataaaaaccaaaattacATGAATCCTCTTCTTATCTACAATTCCAACCAAGAATAGAGAGTTGAAATTCATACCCGTTTTGCAGGGAATTCTGGATTTGATTCAACTCACAAAACTGTTGCCCATTGAGCACTTCAAAATTGTGAATTACTGAGGAAAGTCACCAGGCATCTTGTTCGTTGAAACATTGTATCGATTTTCTGCCATACGTCAGATTGGATTTCAAGGAGCTTCTTTGCCTTGCCTTGTAACTTCGGATGGCGTCGTATCGTTTCACCGTGGATCTGAAAGAATATGATATGACATCAAAGAAAAACCAAGACAAGCCACATTAGAAAACAGGGCAGAAGATTAATGACGATGCATAACCAATTGTGACTCAAGATAGcattaaatatattaatcaaGGAAAACTAGGTCAAACACTTCGAGATTATGATGCTGGCTCTCTCAGTTTATGAATTGCTTTGGGCTTGGTTCATTTCGTGTTTGGAGGTTTTGGATTACTACATGTTCAAATCATTTCGGATTCGGATCATATCTGGTTTCGGTCATCTTCGAGTTAGGTCAGGTGAGTTCAGGTCGTTTACTATATATAATCAAACTGGGTTCAGTCAAGTTCAAGTTTAGGTAATTGGTTGGTTTTTCAGGTTCGGGCCATGACCGGCGCGTCTACATACCCAAAGTGCCTATTGGCCAAAAAATTCCTAACCATATAAAATAGAATTCCTTCAAATAAGGTAAGAAAACAATACCTTCAGGAATAACCTGATAACAGCTTGTATGAACTCAAAATTATTCTTGTAGGAGATCTCACAAACAAAATAATCCAATAACAGTTCAATTGAAATCATCTCAGGTTTCCCATCAAGATCTTCCAAATTCTCATCGTCTATGATCTGAAGCATCCGAAGCTCCATGTCCAAAGCCGAAGGAGATAAACCTTTAATATAATCAGTAAACGCTGAAACTGTAACATGTTAAAAACACACAAATATTATGCAAAGACGTTTTTGACGAATATTTGATAAAATCTCAAGATGGAACTTACAGTTTTTTATCTCCGTGGAGGACTGAAGAAGTTGCAAAAAAGGAGACGGTGCCATGTCAAGTTTCCTATCATTCATTTCCACGCCATTGCCTTTTACATCACCATTAGCTTCACTAGGTGTAAATAATATTTCTCCAGAAAGAGATGGAACTGAAGGCAAGAAGAAAGGAGCCTTCTCGGGTTTCTTCGGAGGCTCAATTGGTTTGTTGCGAACCTGCAATTATAAATAATACAATACTGGAGTCAATCCTCACGGAAACCCTCTATCTAAACGGAGTGCAAAAAAGAAACCAGAATCAACATATTTAATTCCAATACCCaactctcaaaaaaaaaaaaaacaagaagatAAAGAGAGACCTTTATAATGTCTAAATTGATCAAGCCTTGCCATTGGCTTTTTGGCAATAGTGAGAGAGTAACTAGTTCCGGTATTTGCTTAATGAAGGTTGGAGAAACAGAAGCATCTTTTGAAACTGAGTTGTCCGTAACAGGTTCATCGGAATCCTCAGTTTGGGATCCATTCATAGATGAGATGGATGGCAACCTGACATTTACAACTTCCTTTCCGCTTGCAAAAGAATCCACATTTGAAGCTCCAGAGAAGATCGACCGGTTAACCCTGATTTAACAATTCCAGCcgcttattttttttattactaagAATTAAAACTATAGTTACACGTAACACCTGCATATTAAACACTGAATGTCtaaaatatataacatttattgTTGCCACGTTCCAGTTTCAAAAATTATCATTCATGTTGTTTACCAAGAAAAAATTTCATCATATCAATAAGattcttttttaagtttttcagCTATTTAGAGTGAATATAAGATCGTAAATTAAGATAATTGAACCTAATAGCCAACTTCTTTGACCCATAAAGATAAAGGTGATACAAAACTGGAAACTTACCACAGATAAACCCCTTTCTGATCAACATGCGTGGTTGCTAAAACATCCATATTTGGTGACAAGGACAATGCTGTGATAGATACATCAACATGTATAGCGTCAATTTGTCTCGCTAAGACAACATCCCAAATTCTCAGACTCCCATCCATGCTGGATGATAGCAGCCATTTGCCATCCTCACTGAAACATAAATCAGTGATACGGTCTGTATGGCCTTCAAATTTACGAACCATTCTTAATGCCACAACATCATACAAACGTATAACCAAATCATCTGTTACTGTGGCCAAAAGACCTGCAAAATACAGTCAAAATAAAAGCAGTTGCTAAATATATGTTTGAAGACCAGAAAAGACCAAGGAAGAAAAGCAGAAACAGAGATATCGTAGAGAGGCAGGAGTACATGCCCAATGACAGACCGACACACACACAGAAAAACCAAAGGTTAAAGGCTGATAATAACAAATACCAAAAGAAGCACTCACCATTGAGCCGATTGTAAACAATCTTAACCACAGTACATCCAATTTCCCAGCTAGATTTTACGTAACATCCCTTGAAATCCCATACCTGCACAAAgaaacaaaattattaaattacacCCGGCAAAAactcaaacaaaattttctctttgtaCTGCATGCTTAACGtaagttttataaattaaatttcaatcaGCTCTTCTCATTAACAGTAGGAAAATATTTCAAAGTAAAACATAAACCAAGGTGGATCAATTTCTACAGTTGCTTTCTTGTCTACAGAAAAacaaaaaggtggtaaaaatgcTTTCCCCGCAACAGAATCTAAAACCTATGTAAGGCTATAAATGCCCCTACCTTGTATGTAATTTCCTTTTCACAAAATCTTTATGGTTGGGCTATTAAAAAAGAAACAACAACAACCACCACCACTTTCAACTGACTTGCAAAAGTCAGATTCAATCCAAAACATCCAACGTATTCAAGGACTACACCTACCTGATAAGGGGTACCACAATATTTAACACATTTCCAAGCAAAGCACACTCAACAAGTTAAAAACCTTTAGTGGACAAATGACACAAAAAGGCAATTACCATCTGTCTTCatcttttagttattttaatgtAACTGAGAGAAAATGCTGCTCAATTTTAAACAACTACACCCAACAGAGGAATATCCAAAGCTATAATGACATGTTACTCTTAGAAGTGCATGTTAAGAATAGGAAAATAGAACAAGCATCAGGGAAAGAATATACCTTAATGTCTCCATGATACCCTGCACTTATCATCAAGGTATTTGTAGAATCACATGCAACTCCAACGACTTCTCCATCATGAGCACTTCCTTTTGGCGTGTCCACATAACTACCTCGACTTATTCCAGATTGGAGATTGAATCTCTCAATCCAACCCCCTGCCGTCCCTAGAACCGCAAAATTACCACAAGCGCTGATGGCACAGGCCTGCAACCGGATAGAAAAAACCATCAGTCACAATTCGTATAGTTCAAGAAATACTAGTTTCTAGCAGGGTTTCTCAACTTTGAATAGTTTAATATCAGTAGTATTTGCTGCTTAATGTTTTAAATGAAGATGAATACATCAGCCATCTTGGCTATATTctataaatagataaattcagAAAAAGCACTGAATGTATTCACTACATTTTGGTGCAGGGAAAGAGATATTAATACATAAAACTCGTGGAACTAAATACTAAATAGTAGGAATTTGATAGAGCATAACCTTCACAGGAGTTGGATTTTCAG is a window of Gossypium hirsutum isolate 1008001.06 chromosome D08, Gossypium_hirsutum_v2.1, whole genome shotgun sequence DNA encoding:
- the LOC107926235 gene encoding cold-responsive protein kinase 1 is translated as MKTSSLFFFLGGVVVLIILLIIVLMYWKIWKPAGIKSFISESRRHAASTDFFSGDLRTIFYFDFRTLKRATKNFHPDNLLGKGGFGPVYKGKLKDGRMVAVKRLSHDKSQQGESEFLAEVRLITSIQHKNLVRLLGCCSDGSQRLLVYEFMKNGSLDHIIYGKKVYLNWETRFQIILGVARGLQYLHEDSHLRIVHRDIKASNILLDDKFHPRIGDFGLARFFPEDEAYLSTTFAGTLGYTAPEYAIRGELSEKADIYSFGVLVLEIVSCRKNTDLTLPSEMQYLPEYAWKLYERSRVLDLVDPRLKQLGSLVEKDVVRVVNVAFFCLQLHPNLRPPMSEIVTMLTCTPEMVGTPSRPAFFNRSRRKKNSEKLSHVSWDTMPDPFPSPLESESTPSIQAHTQLPC
- the LOC107926233 gene encoding WD repeat-containing protein 36 isoform X1; its protein translation is MGIFEPYRAIGYITSGVPFSVQRLGTETFVTVTVGKAFQIYNCSNLKLMLIGPQLPKKIRALASYRDFTFAAYGTDIAVFKRAHQVANWSGHSAKVNFLLLFGDHILSVDADGNVFIWSFKGIEDNPAPIEHIKLDANFTPTCIMHPDTYLNKVLIGSQEGSLQLWNISAKKKLYEFKGWNSSICSCVSSPALDVTAVGCSDGTIHVHNIRYDKEVVTFKHSARGTVTALSFSTDGQPLLASGGSSGVISIWNLEKKRLQSVIREAHESSIISLHFFANEPVLMSSSADNSIKMWIFDTSDGDPRLLRFRSGHSAPPLCIRFYANGRHILSAGQDRAFRLFSVIQDQQSRELSQGHISKRAKKLRMKEEELKLKPVIAFDCAEIRERDWCNVVTCHMDTEQAYVWRLQNFVIGEHILRPCPENPTPVKACAISACGNFAVLGTAGGWIERFNLQSGISRGSYVDTPKGSAHDGEVVGVACDSTNTLMISAGYHGDIKVWDFKGCYVKSSWEIGCTVVKIVYNRLNGLLATVTDDLVIRLYDVVALRMVRKFEGHTDRITDLCFSEDGKWLLSSSMDGSLRIWDVVLARQIDAIHVDVSITALSLSPNMDVLATTHVDQKGVYLWVNRSIFSGASNVDSFASGKEVVNVRLPSISSMNGSQTEDSDEPVTDNSVSKDASVSPTFIKQIPELVTLSLLPKSQWQGLINLDIIKVRNKPIEPPKKPEKAPFFLPSVPSLSGEILFTPSEANGDVKGNGVEMNDRKLDMAPSPFLQLLQSSTEIKNFSAFTDYIKGLSPSALDMELRMLQIIDDENLEDLDGKPEMISIELLLDYFVCEISYKNNFEFIQAVIRLFLKIHGETIRRHPKLQGKAKKLLEIQSDVWQKIDTMFQRTRCLVTFLSNSQF
- the LOC107926233 gene encoding WD repeat-containing protein 36 isoform X3 — encoded protein: MGIFEPYRAIGYITSGVPFSVQRLGTETFVTVTVGKAFQIYNCSNLKLMLIGPQLPKKIRALASYRDFTFAAYGTDIAVFKRAHQVANWSGHSAKVNFLLLFGDHILSVDADGNVFIWSFKGIEDNPAPIEHIKLDANFTPTCIMHPDTYLNKVLIGSQEGSLQLWNISAKKKLYEFKGWNSSICSCVSSPALDVTAVGCSDGTIHVHNIRYDKEVVTFKHSARGTVTALSFSTDGQPLLASGGSSGVISIWNLEKKRLQSVIREAHESSIISLHFFANEPVLMSSSADNSIKMWIFDTSDGDPRLLRFRSGHSAPPLCIRFYANGRHILSAGQDRAFRLFSVIQDQQSRELSQGHISKRAKKLRMKEEELKLKPVIAFDCAEIRERDWCNVVTCHMDTEQAYVWRLQNFVIGEHILRPCPENPTPVKACAISACGNFAVLGTAGGWIERFNLQSGISRGSYVDTPKGSAHDGEVVGVACDSTNTLMISAGYHGDIKVWDFKGCYVKSSWEIGCTVVKIVYNRLNGLLATVTDDLVIRLYDVVALRMVRKFEGHTDRITDLCFSEDGKWLLSSSMDGSLRIWDVVLARQIDAIHVDVSITALSLSPNMDVLATTHVDQKGVYLWVNRSIFSGASNVDSFASGKEVVNVRLPSISSMNGSQTEDSDEPVTDNSVSKDASVSPTFIKQIPELVTLSLLPKSQWQGLINLDIIKVRNKPIEPPKKPEKAPFFLPSVPSLSGEILFTPSEANGDVKGNGVEMNDRKLDMAPSPFLQLLQSSTEIKNCLSPSALDMELRMLQIIDDENLEDLDGKPEMISIELLLDYFVCEISYKNNFEFIQAVIRLFLKIHGETIRRHPKLQGKAKKLLEIQSDVWQKIDTMFQRTRCLVTFLSNSQF
- the LOC107926233 gene encoding WD repeat-containing protein 36 isoform X2 translates to MGIFEPYRAIGYITSGVPFSVQRLGTETFVTVTVGKAFQIYNCSNLKLMLIGPQLPKKIRALASYRDFTFAAYGTDIAVFKRAHQVANWSGHSAKVNFLLLFGDHILSVDADGNVFIWSFKGIEDNPAPIEHIKLDANFTPTCIMHPDTYLNKVLIGSQEGSLQLWNISAKKKLYEFKGWNSSICSCVSSPALDVTAVGCSDGTIHVHNIRYDKEVVTFKHSARGTVTALSFSTDGQPLLASGGSSGVISIWNLEKKRLQSVIREAHESSIISLHFFANEPVLMSSSADNSIKMWIFDTSDGDPRLLRFRSGHSAPPLCIRFYANGRHILSAGQDRAFRLFSVIQDQQSRELSQGHISKRAKKLRMKEEELKLKPVIAFDCAEIRERDWCNVVTCHMDTEQAYVWRLQNFVIGEHILRPCPENPTPVKACAISACGNFAVLGTAGGWIERFNLQSGISRGSYVDTPKGSAHDGEVVGVACDSTNTLMISAGYHGDIKVWDFKGCYVKSSWEIGCTVVKIVYNRLNGLLATVTDDLVIRLYDVVALRMVRKFEGHTDRITDLCFSEDGKWLLSSSMDGSLRIWDVVLARQIDAIHVDVSITALSLSPNMDVLATTHVDQKGVYLWVNRSIFSGASNVDSFASGKEVVNVRLPSISSMNGSQTEDSDEPVTDNSVSKDASVSPTFIKQIPELVTLSLLPKSQWQGLINLDIIKVRNKPIEPPKKPEKAPFFLPSVPSLSGEILFTPSEANGDVKGNGVEMNDRKLDMAPSPFLQLLQSSTEIKNSFTDYIKGLSPSALDMELRMLQIIDDENLEDLDGKPEMISIELLLDYFVCEISYKNNFEFIQAVIRLFLKIHGETIRRHPKLQGKAKKLLEIQSDVWQKIDTMFQRTRCLVTFLSNSQF